One Erysipelothrix amsterdamensis DNA window includes the following coding sequences:
- a CDS encoding APC family permease encodes MKKKLGLFSIVLLGINAIIGSGIFLLPNKAMALMGTASLAVFIFNMFVVMSIGLCFAEAATYFNKNGGPYVYAKEAFGDFIGFEVGFIKWAICIIAWATMAVAFATALGQIVPAAQDPMIQNIVVVCILVGLGIVNIIGVNISKILNNVVTVSKLVPMIIFIAVGIFFIKPSNYSPVFIETTGNFGKTALLMFYAFTGFENLSVAAEDMENPQKDLPKATVIVMITVSLFYFFIQFVSIGILGPELAHIPAPIQTAMGMILGPFGASLVAAGTLVSIGGINIANSFVTPRCGVALADDGLLPSFIGKRSKRDTPTYAILISVAIAIPIALSGSFATLAAISVVSRFAQYIPTCLSVLVFRKRNQPTEFDFKMPFGPVIPIFAISVSFGMLSQATMEQLLWGLAGLLIAVPFYFIMKKNRQDQIKV; translated from the coding sequence ATGAAGAAAAAACTCGGGTTATTCAGTATCGTGCTATTAGGAATAAACGCTATTATCGGTTCAGGTATTTTTCTCTTACCCAATAAAGCGATGGCACTTATGGGAACAGCAAGCTTAGCTGTGTTTATATTTAATATGTTTGTTGTGATGAGTATTGGATTGTGTTTTGCGGAAGCTGCAACGTATTTCAATAAAAATGGTGGTCCCTATGTATATGCGAAAGAAGCTTTTGGGGATTTCATTGGATTTGAGGTTGGTTTTATTAAGTGGGCGATTTGCATCATTGCTTGGGCAACAATGGCAGTTGCGTTTGCGACAGCACTTGGGCAAATTGTTCCTGCTGCTCAAGACCCAATGATTCAAAACATTGTGGTTGTGTGTATTCTTGTTGGACTTGGTATTGTGAATATCATAGGGGTTAATATTTCAAAAATCCTCAATAATGTGGTGACGGTTTCAAAACTGGTACCAATGATTATTTTTATTGCTGTTGGTATCTTTTTTATTAAGCCAAGTAATTACAGTCCGGTATTTATTGAAACAACAGGTAACTTTGGGAAAACAGCACTGCTAATGTTTTATGCTTTTACCGGATTTGAGAATCTTTCAGTGGCTGCAGAAGATATGGAAAATCCGCAAAAGGATTTACCGAAGGCGACTGTGATTGTTATGATTACTGTTTCTCTCTTCTATTTTTTCATACAGTTCGTTTCGATAGGGATTTTAGGTCCTGAACTCGCTCATATACCTGCACCAATTCAAACGGCTATGGGTATGATACTTGGGCCTTTTGGAGCATCTCTTGTTGCGGCGGGGACTCTTGTTTCAATTGGTGGTATCAATATTGCGAATTCATTTGTGACACCACGATGTGGCGTTGCGCTGGCAGATGATGGCTTACTTCCTTCGTTTATTGGTAAACGGAGTAAACGTGATACACCAACGTATGCGATCTTAATTTCAGTGGCAATTGCGATTCCTATTGCATTATCTGGAAGTTTCGCCACACTCGCTGCAATTAGTGTTGTTTCTCGTTTTGCACAATACATTCCGACATGTCTTTCGGTATTGGTATTCCGCAAAAGAAATCAACCTACTGAGTTTGATTTTAAAATGCCGTTTGGACCGGTAATTCCGATTTTCGCAATTAGCGTTAGCTTTGGGATGCTGTCACAAGCAACCATGGAGCAACTTCTCTGGGGACTTGCTGGGCTGCTTATTGCAGTTCCATTCTACTTTATAATGAAAAAAAATCGTCAAGATCAAATCAAGGTTTGA
- a CDS encoding DUF7916 family protein has protein sequence MSKRILDCNASDFRSMDGKTLKTAIKAAEGRTICSENVVFGSVQGGITNAEVAKAFGADLILLNGFDTLNPFIAGLEACEPKKIIQKLKELVGRPIGVNLEPVDFNAEMLEAQGVIAEGRMCSEKTLKEAANLGFDFICLTGNPGTGVTNHEIAKAIRSARKHFGGLIIAGKMHGAGVDESVVPDPETIKDFCDAGADVILMPAVGTVPGFTDEELIRAIKVVHQHQALVLTAIGTSQEGSSKAVIENIAIRNKIAGADIQHIGDAGYGGLALVENIFALSVAIRGIRHTTTIMSRSINR, from the coding sequence ATGAGTAAACGTATATTAGATTGTAATGCTAGTGATTTTCGTTCGATGGATGGGAAAACACTTAAAACAGCGATCAAGGCTGCAGAGGGGCGTACGATTTGTTCTGAAAACGTTGTTTTTGGATCCGTACAAGGTGGCATCACGAATGCGGAGGTCGCCAAGGCTTTTGGAGCAGACTTAATTCTTCTTAATGGATTTGATACACTGAATCCATTTATCGCCGGGCTTGAGGCCTGTGAACCGAAAAAAATCATTCAAAAACTGAAGGAGTTAGTGGGACGGCCAATTGGAGTAAATTTAGAACCGGTAGATTTCAATGCGGAAATGTTAGAAGCGCAAGGTGTTATTGCAGAAGGTCGCATGTGCTCTGAAAAGACACTCAAAGAAGCTGCGAATCTTGGTTTTGATTTTATCTGCCTTACAGGAAATCCTGGAACTGGTGTGACCAATCATGAAATTGCGAAAGCAATTCGAAGTGCTCGTAAACATTTTGGCGGATTAATCATCGCAGGAAAAATGCATGGTGCCGGTGTTGATGAATCTGTTGTTCCCGATCCAGAAACAATTAAGGATTTTTGTGATGCGGGAGCAGATGTAATTTTAATGCCTGCAGTTGGAACTGTACCTGGTTTTACAGACGAAGAACTTATTCGTGCAATCAAGGTCGTACATCAACATCAAGCACTTGTCCTCACTGCAATCGGAACAAGTCAAGAAGGTTCAAGTAAGGCTGTGATTGAGAATATCGCAATTCGTAACAAAATTGCGGGTGCAGATATTCAGCATATTGGTGATGCCGGATATGGAGGTCTTGCTCTTGTGGAAAACATTTTTGCACTCTCAGTAGCAATCCGTGGAATCCGCCACACCACAACAATAATGTCCCGATCAATTAACCGTTAA